A section of the Phycodurus eques isolate BA_2022a chromosome 4, UOR_Pequ_1.1, whole genome shotgun sequence genome encodes:
- the LOC133401517 gene encoding protein argonaute-3 isoform X3 — translation MKPAHVRCLCQKLQSKSKAAQEKKRELYTPVGRSFFSSPEGYDHPLGGGREVWFGFHQSVRPAMWKMMLNIDVSATAFYKAQPVIQFMCEVLDIHNIDEQPRPLTDSHRVKFTKEIKGLKVEVTHCGTMRRKYRVCNVTRRPASHQTFPLQLENGQTVERTVAQYFREKYSLQLKYPHLPCLQVGQEQKHTYLPLEVCNIVAGQRCIKKLTDNQTSTMIKATARSAPDRQEEISRLVRSANYDADPFVQEFQFKVRDEMAHVTGRVLPAPMLQYGGRVSTEHFMNRTVATPSHGVWDMRGKQFHTGVEIKMWAIACFATQRQCREDILKAFTDQLRKISKDAGMPIQGQPCFCKYAQGADSVEPMFRHLKNTYAGLQLIIVILPGKTPVYAEVKRVGDTLLGMATQCVQVKNVVKTSPQTLSNLCLKINVKLGGINNILVPHQRPSVFQQPVIFLGADVTHPPAGDGKKPSIAAVVGSMDAHPSRYCATVRVQRPRQEVIQDLASMVRELLIQFYKSTRYKPTRIIFYRDGVSEGQFRQVLYYELLAIREACISLEKEYQPGITYIVVQKRHHTRLFCADRNERVGRSGNIPAGTTVDTDITHPYEFDFYLCSHAGIQGTSRPSHYHVLWDDNCFTADEFQLLTYQLCHTYVRCTRSVSIPAPAYYAHLVAFRARYHLVDKEHDSAEGSHVSGQSNGRDPQALAKAVQIHHDTLRTMYFA, via the exons ATGAAGCCTGCCCATGTGAGATGTTTGTGCCAAAAATTGCAATCAAAAAGTAAGGCAGCACAAGAGAAAAAGAGGGAACT ATACACGCCGGTGGGCCGTTCCTTCTTCTCATCTCCGGAGGGCTATGATCACCCTCTGGGCGGAGGCCGGGAGGTGTGGTTCGGCTTCCACCAATCGGTGCGCCCCGCCATGTGGAAGATGATGCTAAACATTGACG TGTCAGCCACCGCCTTCTACAAGGCCCAGCCGGTCATCCAGTTCATGTGTGAAGTACTGGACATACACAACATAGACGAGCAGCCCCGCCCTCTCACAGACTCGCACCGGGTCAAATTCACCAAAGAAATCAAAG GTTTGAAGGTGGAAGTGACGCACTGTGGAACCATGCGGAGGAAGTATCGTGTCTGCAACGTGACCCGCCGGCCAGCCAGCCATCAAAC GTTCCCCCTCCAGCTGGAGAACGGCCAGACCGTGGAACGCACCGTAGCCCAGTACTTCAGGGAGAAGTACAGCCTACAGCTCAAATACCCCCACCTACCCTGTCTCCAAGTTGGCCAGGAGCAAAAGCATACCTACCTGCCGCTGGAG GTGTGTAACATTGTAGCCGGTCAGCGATGTATCAAGAAGCTGACTGATAATCAGACGTCCACCATGATCAAGGCCACAGCTCGCTCTGCGCCTGACAGACAGGAAGAGATCAGCAGGCTG GTACGCAGCGCCAACTATGATGCCGACCCGTTTGTCCAGGAGTTCCAGTTCAAAGTGCGCGACGAGATGGCCCACGTGACGGGGCGAGTGCTACCCGCTCCCATGCTGCAGTACGGCGGCAGGGTGAGCACAGAGCACTTTATG AACCGCACAGTGGCCACGCCCAGTCACGGTGTCTGGGACATGAGGGGCAAGCAGTTCCACACTGGTGTGGAGATTAAGATGTGGGCCATCGCCTGCTTTGCCACGCAGCGCCAGTGTCGGGAGGACATTCTCAA gGCGTTCACAGACCAGCTACGCAAGATCTCCAAGGACGCCGGCATGCCCATCCAGGGCCAGCCGTGCTTCTGCAAGTATGCCCAGGGAGCGGACAGCGTGGAGCCCATGTTCAGACACCTGAAGAACACATATGCCGGACTGCAGCTCATCATTGTCATCCTCCCCGGCAAAACCCCTGTCTATG CTGAGGTGAAGCGTGTGGGAGATACTCTGCTGGGCATGGCCACGCAGTGCGTCCAGGTGAAGAACGTGGTGAAGACGTCCCCCCAGACCCTCTCCAACCTCTGCCTCAAGATTAACGTCAAGCTGGGGGGCATCAACAACATCCTGGTGCCTCACCAACG GCCTTCAGTGTTTCAGCAGCCAGTCATCTTTTTGGGAGCAGATGTGACACATCCACCTGCCGGAGATGGCAAGAAGCCCTCAATTGCAGCA GTGGTGGGTAGCATGGACGCCCACCCCAGCCGCTACTGTGCCACCGTGCGGGTGCAGAGGCCCAGACAGGAGGTAATCCAGGATCTGGCCTCAATGGTCCGTGAGCTGCTCATCCAGTTCTACAAGTCCACGCGTTACAAGCCCACCCGCATCATCTTCTACAGGGATGGAGTGTCTGAAGGCCAGTTCAGACAG GTGCTGTATTACGAGCTGCTGGCCATCCGCGAGGCCTGCATCAGCCTGGAGAAGGAGTATCAGCCGGGCATCACCTACATCGTGGTGCAAAAACGCCACCACACACGCCTCTTCTGCGCGGACCGCAACGAGCGA GTTGGACGCAGTGGAAACATTCCTGCTGGTACGACCGTGGACACTGACATCACACATCCTTACGAGTTTGACTTTTACCTCTGCAGTCATGCTGGAATACAG GGCACCAGCCGGCCCTCCCACTACCACGTGCTGTGGGACGACAACTGTTTCACGGCCGACGAGTTCCAGCTGCTCACCTACCAGTTGTGCCACACCTATGTGCGCTGTACCCGTTCGGTGTCCATACCCGCGCCTGCCTACTACGCCCACCTGGTGGCCTTCCGTGCCCGTTACCATCTGGTAGACAAAGAGCACGACAG CGCCGAGGGCAGCCATGTGTCAGGTCAGAGTAACGGTCGAGACCCGCAGGCCTTGGCCAAAGCTGTCCAGATTCACCACGACACCCTAAGGACCATGTACTTCGCCTGA